The following proteins come from a genomic window of Palaemon carinicauda isolate YSFRI2023 chromosome 12, ASM3689809v2, whole genome shotgun sequence:
- the LOC137650997 gene encoding putative nuclease HARBI1 gives MVEKLTLHLQKQTTFIREPLQVDLKLAVSLRFLATGNSYQSLQYSLRVEESTICKFIPEVRKAIIAVYKEKLVRCPKTEEDWKEVAARFSSRWNYHNCLGAVDGKHITIKNPRNAGSYYYNYKVFHSIVLIAVADATYKFLYVDVGAEGGASDGGTWSNCSLHNAVEDNRAGVSQLEPLPNDDNPVPYHFVGDDAFALRTWMMKPFSYRPEVLRERIYSYRLSRARRVGENAFRILSNRFRCFYTTMKKNPDIINLITMCTCVLHTLILIRYPHAISEVNYEDPDTYDLIPGGWRTEQQLQGLVPLTGHHTQKDAKHQRDYLSHHYMSPAGAVPWQERIVVAA, from the coding sequence atggttgagaagttaacccttCACCTGCAAAAGCAGACCACCTTCAtaagggaaccgcttcaagttgacCTCAAGCTGGCTGTCagcctccgctttttagccactggaaattcctatcaaagtctgcagtacagcttgaGGGTTGAAgaaagtaccatctgcaagttcatacccgaggtgcgtaaagccatcatcgcggtctacaaggaaaAACTggtgcgctgccccaaaactgaagaggactggaaggaagttgctgccaggttcagctccagatggaattaccacaactgtctgggggctgtggacggaaagcacatcacCATAAAGAAtccacgcaatgctggctcttactactacaactacaaggtcTTCCACAGCATTGTATTGATagcagtggcagatgctacctacaagttcctctatgtggatgttggggcagagggtggtgcgtcagatggaggaacatggagcaactgttccctgcataatgctgtagaagacaacagagctggagtgtcTCAACtggaaccactccctaatgatgacaacccagtgccctatcacttcgtaggggatgacgcctttgctctccgaacctggatgatgaaaccattctcctatCGGCCagaagtcctacgagaacgcatatatagctacaggttgtctcgtgccagACGTGTCGGGGAGAATGCCTTTCGAATTTTAAGTAATAGGTTCCGTTGCTTCTACACGACGATGAAGAAGAACCCCGAcatcatcaacctgatcaccatgtgtacCTGTGTCCTGCACaccctcatcctcatcagatacccacatGCAATTTCAGAAGTgaactacgaagatccggacacataTGATCTGATCCCTGGaggatggaggactgagcaacaactgcaggggctggtgcctctaaccggccatcatacccagaaggatgcaaagcatcagcgagactacctttcacatcactacatgtcccctgctggtgctgtcccttggcaagaaagaattgTAGTAGCTGCATGA